A window of Halostagnicola kamekurae contains these coding sequences:
- a CDS encoding transcription initiation factor IIB encodes MVWSVRLDDEEHETTHSSDETATTTCSGCGSAKIRHHSSRGERVCEECGLVLEDELVDSGPEWRAFNHQERQSKSRVGAPTTQTMHDKGLTTKIDWKDKDAYGRAISAKKRSRMHRLRKWQERIRTKDAGERNLQFALSEIDRMASALGVPRAVREVTSVIYRRALNEDLIRGRSIEGVATASLYAGCRQEGIPRSLEEVAGVSRVERIEISRTYRYISNELGLELLPVDPKQYVPRFSSKLELPQEVEAKASEIIEETADPLLSGRGPSGFAAAAIYAAALLCNEKRTQKEVADVAQVTEVTIRNRYQEQIEMLGLNEPLPSLSEQ; translated from the coding sequence ATGGTTTGGTCTGTCCGGCTCGACGACGAAGAGCACGAAACAACGCACTCGAGTGATGAAACTGCGACCACGACTTGCTCAGGATGTGGATCAGCGAAGATCCGCCACCATTCTAGTCGCGGTGAACGGGTCTGCGAAGAGTGCGGGCTCGTTCTCGAAGACGAACTCGTGGATTCTGGTCCGGAGTGGCGGGCGTTCAATCATCAAGAACGACAGAGTAAGTCCCGCGTCGGTGCCCCGACTACCCAGACGATGCACGATAAGGGACTGACCACGAAAATCGACTGGAAGGACAAAGACGCCTACGGGCGTGCCATCTCGGCGAAAAAGCGCTCGCGAATGCATCGCCTCCGGAAATGGCAAGAGCGCATCCGGACGAAGGATGCTGGTGAGCGGAACCTCCAGTTCGCGCTCAGCGAAATCGATCGGATGGCGAGCGCACTCGGTGTTCCACGCGCCGTTCGTGAGGTGACCAGTGTGATCTATCGGCGGGCACTGAACGAGGATCTGATCCGTGGACGGTCGATCGAAGGAGTGGCCACCGCTTCCCTTTACGCAGGATGCCGCCAGGAAGGAATCCCACGTTCTTTGGAGGAAGTAGCCGGCGTTTCACGTGTCGAACGGATCGAAATTAGCCGCACCTATCGATACATCTCGAACGAACTCGGTCTCGAACTCCTCCCGGTCGATCCGAAACAGTACGTTCCGCGATTCAGTTCGAAGCTCGAGCTCCCCCAAGAAGTGGAAGCGAAGGCCAGTGAGATTATCGAAGAGACTGCAGATCCGCTGCTGTCGGGACGGGGTCCATCTGGATTCGCGGCGGCTGCGATTTATGCGGCTGCGCTGCTCTGTAACGAGAAACGAACACAAAAGGAAGTCGCAGATGTTGCACAAGTGACCGAGGTAACTATCCGCAATCGCTATCAAGAGCAGATCGAGATGCTGGGGCTGAATGAACCACTGCCTTCCCTATCAGAGCAATAG
- a CDS encoding deoxyhypusine synthase, translating to MDNDAAHDHVVPGSDEELRTPDVRGYDFRGEFDLQEMLESYATTGFQATQLAEAIDIAERMQEKDATVYLTFTSNIISSGLRETVAYLIREGYVDVLITTSGSLTEDVIKTAKPFKMGNWDADEAALRERGINRLGNLFVPSDRYVWLEEYLYDFFDDFFAEEKIRTPTAFARELGKTLDDEDSVLKQAADNGVPVYCPALTDAEVGNFLYYYRQGYDSDVGIEILDDYDSLIEDGLLAETTGLIAVGGGVPKHHAIMTNLFRGGADYVVYISTGMEGDGSLSGAPPNEAVSWGKIKEERGNYTQIEAEATLVFPLLVAGAFKL from the coding sequence ATGGATAACGACGCCGCTCATGACCACGTCGTCCCCGGGAGTGATGAGGAACTTCGTACCCCAGATGTTCGTGGCTACGACTTTCGAGGAGAATTCGACTTGCAAGAAATGCTCGAGTCGTACGCGACGACTGGATTCCAGGCGACCCAACTCGCAGAAGCCATCGATATTGCAGAACGCATGCAGGAAAAGGATGCGACAGTCTATCTCACGTTCACATCGAATATCATCTCGTCGGGGTTGCGCGAGACCGTCGCCTACCTGATCCGAGAAGGGTACGTAGACGTTCTCATCACGACGTCCGGATCCTTAACAGAGGACGTCATCAAGACTGCGAAACCGTTCAAGATGGGGAATTGGGACGCAGATGAAGCAGCACTTCGAGAGCGAGGCATCAACCGACTCGGTAATCTCTTCGTTCCTTCTGATCGGTACGTGTGGCTCGAGGAATATCTATACGATTTCTTCGATGATTTCTTCGCGGAGGAGAAAATTCGGACACCGACGGCATTCGCCCGTGAATTAGGGAAAACGCTTGACGACGAGGATTCAGTCTTGAAGCAGGCGGCGGATAATGGCGTCCCAGTGTACTGTCCAGCACTGACCGACGCCGAGGTTGGGAACTTCCTCTACTATTACCGACAGGGCTACGATTCAGACGTCGGAATTGAGATTTTGGATGACTACGACTCGCTCATCGAGGACGGATTACTCGCAGAAACGACGGGGCTAATCGCGGTTGGTGGGGGTGTCCCGAAACATCATGCGATTATGACGAATCTCTTCCGTGGTGGGGCGGATTACGTCGTCTACATTTCAACGGGGATGGAGGGGGATGGGTCGCTGTCGGGCGCCCCACCGAACGAGGCGGTTTCGTGGGGCAAAATTAAAGAAGAGCGAGGTAACTACACCCAGATTGAAGCAGAGGCAACACTCGTCTTCCCACTGCTTGTGGCGGGGGCATTCAAGTTATAG
- a CDS encoding uroporphyrinogen-III synthase: MPKVAVLRPDNTRIDEAITYLQSLDVTPISDPMLTICPTGKRPRQAEFCVFTSKTGVELAVEHGWQSDEETVCAVGRHTAAALRDYGYSVDVIPSTFTSTGLVEELTDVVEGETVEIARSAHGSDVLIQGLKEAGADVHETHLYYLEQPSTAGRSVSLAVEGELDGILFSSPKTVDHFFGIAAERDATGPLQRAAAETVIGAIGEPTARAVRKNGASVDVLPDQASFNRFARTTVNRIREIQQ; the protein is encoded by the coding sequence ATGCCGAAGGTAGCTGTCCTTCGCCCTGACAATACTCGTATTGACGAGGCTATCACTTATCTTCAATCGCTGGATGTTACGCCGATCTCAGATCCGATGTTGACTATCTGTCCGACAGGGAAGCGACCTCGCCAGGCGGAGTTTTGTGTCTTCACCAGTAAGACCGGCGTCGAACTCGCTGTAGAGCATGGATGGCAATCAGATGAGGAGACAGTGTGTGCTGTCGGTCGTCATACTGCAGCCGCGTTACGAGATTACGGATATTCTGTGGATGTGATTCCTTCGACGTTCACTTCCACGGGCCTCGTTGAGGAGTTGACAGATGTGGTTGAAGGGGAGACTGTTGAGATCGCTCGAAGTGCACACGGGAGTGATGTCCTGATTCAGGGATTGAAAGAAGCAGGTGCAGACGTCCATGAAACCCATCTCTATTATTTGGAGCAACCGAGTACTGCAGGGCGGTCGGTCTCGCTCGCTGTAGAGGGCGAACTAGATGGAATACTGTTCTCATCGCCAAAGACGGTCGATCATTTCTTCGGAATCGCGGCTGAACGTGACGCTACCGGTCCACTCCAACGTGCGGCTGCGGAAACGGTTATTGGTGCAATTGGGGAACCGACAGCGCGAGCTGTCCGCAAAAATGGAGCCTCTGTTGATGTTCTCCCAGACCAAGCTAGTTTCAATCGGTTCGCTCGTACCACAGTCAACCGTATACGAGAAATACAGCAATAG
- a CDS encoding MFS transporter, with protein sequence MEWIRSLRNSPAVAVIFASTLVAVMGVSLISPALPAVQEAWSISEAQASLLLSAFTLPGIFLTLPIGLLTDRIGRKPILIPALIVFGLSGGSIIFISDFTHILALRAIQGAASSAIIMLTVTLLGDLYSGEQRRVLIGTNAAILAVGAAGYPLLGGALATLSWSVPFACFPLALLVAVPGITLLEEPHRNENNSNSSIREFLAGPTPMTPFVMLYLAILGIFVILYGAQLTAVPFLLANEFQLSSAGIGLLLGLPAVTMGVTAMQGDRVLQLLTSFQSIALGFVSYGIGLVIVAIADSIYVIAGALFLFGLGQGLAEPITDTALNERAPDEFRGSIMSIRTSVLRLGTTIGPPLTVGAATVFGYRHTLLLSGAGIFVFGVTWFTIK encoded by the coding sequence ATGGAATGGATACGGTCACTTCGAAATTCCCCGGCAGTAGCGGTGATATTCGCAAGTACACTCGTCGCTGTTATGGGAGTTTCGCTCATTAGTCCTGCACTGCCAGCGGTCCAGGAGGCATGGAGCATTTCGGAGGCCCAAGCTAGCCTCTTATTGTCTGCGTTCACACTTCCCGGGATCTTTCTTACACTCCCGATTGGACTGCTGACCGACCGCATCGGTCGAAAACCGATTTTGATCCCTGCGCTCATCGTCTTCGGACTCAGCGGAGGCAGCATTATTTTTATCTCCGATTTCACGCATATTCTCGCACTTCGAGCGATCCAGGGCGCGGCGAGCAGTGCGATAATTATGCTCACGGTTACACTCCTCGGAGATCTCTACTCCGGTGAACAACGGCGGGTGTTGATCGGGACTAATGCGGCGATTCTCGCGGTTGGGGCTGCTGGATATCCGCTCCTCGGCGGTGCGCTCGCAACACTCTCTTGGTCAGTTCCCTTTGCGTGTTTCCCTCTCGCGTTGCTTGTCGCTGTTCCCGGGATAACCTTGCTCGAGGAGCCACACCGAAACGAGAACAACTCGAACTCGAGTATCCGCGAGTTCCTTGCCGGACCAACACCGATGACTCCCTTCGTGATGCTCTATCTTGCAATCCTCGGTATATTCGTCATCCTCTATGGTGCCCAACTCACCGCCGTTCCGTTCTTGCTCGCTAACGAATTCCAGCTTTCGTCGGCAGGAATCGGCCTTCTCCTTGGACTACCTGCAGTTACGATGGGCGTGACTGCAATGCAGGGGGACCGCGTGCTTCAGTTGCTCACGAGTTTCCAATCGATCGCGCTTGGATTCGTGAGCTACGGAATCGGCCTCGTGATCGTCGCCATCGCGGACTCTATCTACGTCATCGCCGGCGCACTCTTCTTGTTCGGTCTCGGTCAGGGGCTCGCAGAACCGATTACGGATACCGCGCTCAATGAACGGGCACCGGACGAATTTCGCGGAAGTATTATGAGCATTCGAACGAGCGTTCTCAGACTCGGGACGACGATTGGTCCGCCGCTCACAGTCGGGGCTGCAACCGTGTTCGGCTATCGACACACGTTATTACTTTCTGGTGCCGGTATTTTCGTCTTCGGCGTAACTTGGTTTACAATCAAGTGA
- a CDS encoding desampylase, translated as MIKFSRPLYDRVVEQACNKDKAEICGILGGTYGEDQSIVESVYTAENVANTPKIRYSIDPKEQLELMKTIEAAGDRIVGFYHSHPTGPTQPTEIDAEQAAWPEYSYVIVSLDGYPYVSSWRWREDDGFEQELLQVSA; from the coding sequence ATGATCAAGTTCTCTCGACCACTGTATGACCGCGTAGTTGAGCAAGCGTGTAATAAAGATAAAGCGGAAATCTGTGGAATCCTCGGTGGAACGTACGGGGAAGACCAATCGATTGTCGAATCAGTATATACTGCGGAAAACGTAGCAAACACGCCGAAAATTCGCTATTCCATCGACCCCAAAGAGCAACTGGAGCTTATGAAGACGATTGAGGCAGCCGGTGATCGAATCGTCGGTTTCTATCACTCCCATCCCACTGGACCGACACAGCCGACTGAAATTGATGCCGAACAAGCAGCTTGGCCGGAGTACTCATACGTCATCGTTTCGCTTGACGGCTATCCGTACGTGAGTTCGTGGCGCTGGCGTGAGGACGACGGATTTGAACAAGAACTCCTACAAGTGTCAGCTTAA
- a CDS encoding PGF-CTERM sorting domain-containing protein: MTGEFSLTSTRTVLVITLCVVLITGVIPPVGSSAEVPQSVDASVVSPEANVSESAYEEPAPERGDQYFEAADPNGNWISYTNPRDNYRSPYLGDGSGKICVTLLNEAGEPVVGESVPNTTVTIPTGDALTWHEYADPMTVEYPLTDNYEWPLDADQFGTNADLPQGDGYMDSHCIEFHGHSEGTTVEYGDVQIEGDHADDIELVGYVEQPNDDWNTSVDPIADAEPYEEVGGNWTYRSEKHERLHGQVVAVLQLDAAEGQVEANDGDAQSTDSGTEMESDDDRKVEDVDMTSGFGLIAAIIALSALTLARYRR; the protein is encoded by the coding sequence ATGACCGGTGAATTCTCTCTCACCTCCACACGTACCGTCCTGGTAATCACTCTCTGTGTCGTCCTCATCACGGGTGTTATTCCACCCGTTGGTTCGAGTGCCGAAGTACCACAGTCCGTCGATGCGTCCGTTGTGTCGCCTGAGGCTAACGTCTCCGAATCGGCCTACGAGGAGCCGGCACCTGAACGAGGCGATCAGTACTTCGAGGCGGCCGATCCGAACGGTAACTGGATCAGCTACACGAATCCGCGTGACAACTATCGCAGCCCGTATCTCGGCGATGGCTCCGGGAAAATCTGCGTCACGTTGCTCAACGAAGCGGGTGAGCCGGTCGTCGGCGAGAGCGTTCCGAACACGACGGTGACGATCCCCACCGGCGATGCGCTCACGTGGCACGAGTACGCCGATCCGATGACCGTTGAGTACCCACTGACCGACAACTACGAGTGGCCACTCGACGCCGATCAGTTCGGGACGAATGCGGATCTCCCGCAGGGAGATGGATACATGGATTCCCACTGCATTGAGTTCCACGGTCACTCGGAGGGCACCACTGTCGAGTACGGTGACGTACAGATCGAGGGCGACCACGCGGACGACATCGAACTCGTGGGATACGTCGAACAGCCAAACGACGACTGGAATACCAGCGTCGATCCGATAGCCGATGCCGAACCGTACGAGGAGGTCGGAGGTAACTGGACTTATCGGAGTGAGAAACACGAGCGGTTACACGGTCAAGTCGTCGCTGTACTCCAACTGGACGCGGCGGAAGGTCAAGTAGAAGCCAACGACGGCGATGCCCAGAGTACCGATAGTGGTACCGAAATGGAGTCAGATGACGATCGCAAGGTAGAGGATGTTGATATGACATCCGGATTCGGACTAATCGCTGCTATCATCGCGTTATCGGCGCTCACCCTTGCTCGCTACCGACGATGA
- a CDS encoding formate/nitrite transporter family protein, protein MSRSTVSTLAAPVTERDHVRGSDDAPLTLVVYGDFECPSCGRLYPVLERIRDQLGDRLRFVFRHFPLTEAHPHALRAAEAAEAAAAQGMFWEMHDVLYEHQDALTDEDLIRYADELGLDTEQFTRELDAGVHEKRIEEDVSSGAHSGVDGTPTFFINGHRYDGPLEYDALLEAIVKAGDLSAIQASIRHRDRAMRETIERSRSGAPAAGAAIRDYFSADEIFQRLVATADEEFSRSRRQLFMSGIAAGLAITLTFLARSAVTAAVPLESAPLIGNLFYPVGFILIVMGRYQLFTENTLTPVTLVLTRIASVRNLLRLWGIVIVANVLGAALGAFVLATTGVFTPQAAEVALGFGEHAFETGWWDLFFKGIFAGNIVAAMVWLVHASRDTTTRLLLVIFLMFLIPSADLFHCITGACEVLYFVFQGNASLWAAFAAFFVPVTLGNIVGGVLLVALLNYSQTAERQFPNRDPSQLKLSWAEWLYSRQTGGPQLLPSTEENATESTERNR, encoded by the coding sequence ATGAGTCGATCTACGGTTTCGACGCTCGCGGCCCCAGTCACGGAGCGCGATCACGTACGTGGGTCCGACGATGCGCCGCTTACGCTGGTGGTGTACGGTGACTTCGAGTGTCCGTCCTGTGGCCGGCTTTACCCGGTACTCGAACGTATTCGGGACCAACTCGGCGACAGGCTTCGGTTCGTCTTCCGGCACTTCCCACTCACGGAGGCTCACCCACACGCCTTGCGTGCCGCGGAAGCTGCCGAAGCCGCCGCTGCGCAGGGGATGTTCTGGGAGATGCACGACGTTCTCTACGAGCACCAAGACGCTCTCACCGACGAGGACCTGATTAGATACGCCGACGAACTCGGACTCGATACCGAACAGTTCACCCGAGAGTTGGATGCCGGGGTGCACGAGAAGCGCATCGAAGAAGACGTCTCGAGCGGAGCGCACAGCGGCGTCGACGGCACACCAACGTTCTTCATCAACGGCCACCGGTACGATGGTCCCCTCGAGTACGATGCGTTGCTCGAGGCAATCGTGAAGGCGGGCGATCTCAGCGCGATCCAGGCTTCGATTCGACACCGTGACAGGGCGATGCGCGAGACGATCGAACGGTCGCGAAGCGGAGCGCCGGCTGCGGGAGCGGCAATCCGCGATTATTTCTCGGCGGACGAAATTTTTCAGCGACTTGTCGCCACCGCGGACGAGGAGTTCAGCCGAAGCAGGCGCCAGTTGTTCATGAGCGGGATAGCTGCCGGACTCGCAATCACGTTGACGTTTCTCGCACGATCTGCGGTCACCGCGGCCGTTCCACTCGAGTCGGCGCCACTGATCGGGAACCTGTTCTATCCGGTCGGATTCATCCTCATCGTGATGGGGCGGTATCAGCTGTTCACCGAGAATACGCTCACACCCGTCACACTCGTATTGACGCGTATTGCGAGTGTTCGAAATCTGCTTCGACTCTGGGGAATCGTCATCGTCGCGAACGTCCTCGGCGCGGCTCTCGGTGCGTTCGTCCTGGCGACGACGGGCGTCTTTACCCCTCAGGCTGCGGAAGTTGCCTTGGGCTTCGGCGAACACGCGTTCGAAACTGGTTGGTGGGACCTCTTCTTTAAGGGGATATTCGCTGGGAATATCGTCGCAGCGATGGTCTGGCTGGTGCATGCAAGTCGAGATACGACGACGCGATTGCTGCTCGTCATCTTCCTTATGTTTCTGATTCCATCGGCCGATCTGTTCCATTGCATCACGGGCGCATGCGAAGTTCTCTATTTCGTCTTTCAGGGGAACGCTAGCCTCTGGGCGGCGTTTGCAGCCTTCTTCGTACCGGTCACGCTCGGCAATATAGTCGGAGGTGTCCTGTTGGTCGCGCTGCTCAATTATAGTCAGACGGCAGAGCGGCAGTTCCCGAACCGAGATCCGAGTCAACTCAAACTTTCCTGGGCGGAGTGGCTCTACAGTCGACAGACAGGTGGACCCCAGCTACTCCCGTCCACTGAAGAGAATGCCACCGAATCAACTGAAAGAAATCGATAA